A stretch of Deltaproteobacteria bacterium DNA encodes these proteins:
- a CDS encoding endonuclease III domain-containing protein codes for MDRQTILLNWYGAMLDALGPSHWWPGETPLEVAVGAILTQNTNWGNVSKAIWNLKSAGVLEADKLYALPETDLAEFIRPSGYYRLKARRLKNFLSFLHRECRLDLPALGRRDLESLRPALIEVKGIGPETADSILLYALNKPTFVVDAYTRRILVRHGMLPEDVDYEEMRSFFMDVLDPDVDLFNEFHALIVRAGKAHCLKGDPKCGGCPLER; via the coding sequence ATGGATCGACAGACGATTCTCCTGAATTGGTACGGGGCCATGCTTGACGCGCTGGGACCCAGTCATTGGTGGCCAGGCGAGACCCCGCTGGAGGTGGCCGTGGGAGCTATCCTGACTCAGAATACGAACTGGGGGAACGTGTCCAAGGCCATCTGGAACCTGAAGTCGGCTGGGGTTCTTGAGGCTGACAAGCTCTACGCCCTGCCCGAGACCGATCTGGCCGAATTCATCCGCCCGTCGGGATACTATCGACTCAAGGCCAGACGGCTGAAGAATTTTCTGTCCTTTCTCCACCGGGAATGCAGATTGGATCTACCGGCTCTGGGAAGGAGGGACCTGGAATCTCTCAGGCCCGCTCTGATCGAGGTCAAGGGCATCGGACCGGAGACCGCCGACTCCATCCTGCTGTATGCCCTGAACAAGCCGACCTTTGTGGTGGACGCCTACACGAGGCGCATCCTCGTACGGCATGGAATGCTTCCCGAGGATGTGGACTACGAGGAGATGCGTTCGTTCTTCATGGACGTCCTGGACCCAGACGTTGATCTGTTCAACGAGTTCCACGCCCTGATCGTCCGGGCGGGCAAGGCCCACTGCCTCAAGGGGGACCCGAAATGCGGCGGCTGCCCGCTGGAGCG
- a CDS encoding 50S ribosomal protein L11 methyltransferase translates to MGDGSVAESGILFSINVDVDETTLPALQGLLFRQCPWGWEESESEAGRVRLTAHFHRLEDRDLTAGMCRERWPEAIVSLAEIKELDWALAWREFFTPVEVGDAMVVLPSWEQGSQVEGSRHILYIEPQMAFGTGHHQTTVLCLEAVIRLHRAGRLGPGTSFLDLGTGSGILGIGCALLGMQGIGLDIDPAALANAETNIELNGVADRFSVRKGSAHTLEGDKPFDLILANILAEPLKRMAKDIVSALASGGALVLSGLLVDQAGAVAERYEGRGLGRPTRYERGEWAALVWA, encoded by the coding sequence ATGGGGGACGGATCGGTGGCCGAGTCCGGGATTTTATTCTCCATCAACGTGGATGTTGACGAGACGACCCTCCCGGCGTTGCAGGGCCTGCTCTTCCGGCAATGTCCCTGGGGTTGGGAGGAAAGTGAGTCAGAGGCCGGCCGGGTCCGGCTGACGGCTCATTTTCACAGGCTCGAAGACAGGGATCTGACGGCCGGGATGTGCCGTGAGCGGTGGCCCGAAGCCATCGTCAGTCTGGCCGAGATCAAGGAACTCGATTGGGCTCTGGCCTGGAGGGAGTTCTTTACTCCGGTGGAGGTCGGTGACGCCATGGTGGTTCTCCCCTCCTGGGAGCAGGGCTCCCAGGTCGAAGGATCCAGGCATATTCTGTACATCGAACCGCAGATGGCCTTTGGGACTGGACATCATCAGACGACGGTCCTTTGTCTGGAAGCGGTCATTAGGCTGCACCGGGCCGGGCGGCTTGGGCCAGGAACGAGTTTTTTGGATCTGGGCACGGGTTCGGGCATTTTGGGCATCGGCTGCGCTCTCCTGGGTATGCAGGGCATCGGTCTGGATATCGATCCTGCGGCTCTGGCCAACGCTGAGACCAACATCGAACTGAACGGGGTGGCCGACCGGTTCTCGGTCCGCAAGGGTTCGGCCCATACCCTTGAAGGCGACAAGCCCTTTGATCTGATTCTGGCCAACATCCTGGCCGAACCGCTGAAGCGAATGGCCAAAGACATCGTTTCGGCGCTGGCTTCGGGCGGAGCCCTGGTTCTTTCCGGCCTGCTCGTCGATCAGGCTGGGGCGGTGGCCGAGCGTTACGAGGGCCGGGGTTTGGGGCGACCGACCAGATACGAACGGGGCGAGTGGGCGGCCCTGGTCTGGGCCTGA
- a CDS encoding amino acid ABC transporter ATP-binding protein: MSLIEFHNVHKWYGDFHVLRGIDEQVDKGEVLVICGPSGSGKSTFIRCLNRLEDIDTGSILFEGRDITRPDENLNRLRTEIGIVFQQFNLYPHLSILQNVTLAPRKVRKMSRNDAESMALDLLKRVGIQDQAHKYPVELSGGQQQRVAIARALAMRPKVMLFDEPTSALDPEMINEVLNVMKDLARDGMTMLCVTHEMGFAREVADRVLFMDEGLVVERGTPEHFFTSPQHERTKAFLREIL; encoded by the coding sequence ATGTCCTTGATCGAGTTTCACAACGTCCATAAATGGTACGGGGATTTCCACGTCCTCAGAGGCATCGACGAACAGGTGGACAAGGGCGAGGTCCTGGTCATCTGCGGGCCAAGCGGATCGGGCAAGAGTACCTTCATACGCTGTCTGAACCGGCTGGAGGACATCGACACAGGGAGCATCCTGTTCGAGGGCCGGGACATCACCCGGCCGGATGAGAATCTGAACCGGCTGCGGACCGAGATCGGCATCGTCTTTCAGCAGTTCAACCTTTATCCGCATCTGAGCATTTTGCAAAATGTGACCCTGGCTCCGCGCAAGGTCAGGAAGATGTCCAGAAACGATGCCGAATCCATGGCTTTGGATCTGTTGAAGCGGGTCGGCATCCAGGATCAGGCCCACAAGTATCCGGTGGAGCTGTCCGGAGGCCAGCAGCAACGGGTGGCCATTGCCCGGGCCCTGGCCATGCGTCCCAAGGTGATGCTGTTTGATGAGCCGACCTCGGCTCTGGACCCGGAAATGATCAACGAGGTTCTGAACGTCATGAAGGATCTGGCCCGGGACGGCATGACCATGCTCTGCGTGACCCACGAAATGGGCTTTGCCAGGGAGGTGGCCGATCGGGTTCTGTTCATGGACGAGGGCCTGGTGGTGGAGCGGGGCACACCCGAGCACTTTTTCACCAGCCCTCAGCACGAGCGGACCAAGGCCTTCCTGAGGGAGATTCTCTGA